GGGTGCAGCGTCTCCGACGACAGCCTCATTTGTTCCCCCTAAGGTTCAAAGAGGTCGACCAAGAAAGAGGGGCGCACTTACTTGTGCGCGAGCTACTGAGAGCCGAAGAAGAGGTTCATATGTTCCTGGGATGCTTTCCACCTCATCAGAACTGTCTCATTCTCTTAAGCCATCAAATCTTTTTCAAGGAAATGTTAGTGAAGTGCCAGGTACACCAGGAACATGGGATTCTGCATTGAGTGCCCCCGAGTTCCAGGAGGATACATCAGATCCAAACACAACTCAGTTGGATCCTGAAGCTACAGGTGCAGTTGGGTTGCGAATGATATGGGGGCACCCGATTCTTGACTTTTTCATTCTTGAGATGTGATTGTTTATAACATGCACtatataatcatttttattGCAGAAACTACAAACCCGATGGTGCAGGCCCTTGAGAAGATTCGAGATATATGCGCATTTGCTTTGGGAATGAGTAATCAAAACCAGGCCATGCTATCAACACGTGATATAATCTCAGATGGTCCTAAGATGAAGCACTGCAAGCCAAGAAGGAGAGGTGGAATGAGTGGGTACTTGGTAGGTGTCAATTCGTACTTCCCGAGTACCTCTAGTGCATTTTCACCAACACCGTCTACCTCATTGGGACCTAATGGTTCTCCTTTGCAGCTGCATGATAGCCCTGAAAGGGATGTCGAGCCTTTGGTTACACCAATGTCAAGAGATCCTCTGCTGCCAGAGTTACATGACAACTTACAGTTGGAAATGATAGAAATAGATACCATTACTGGAAGCAGAGAAGCTTCGCCATCTCCTGTCAATCCATCTATGCTAAATCTACCTTGTGATCCCCCAGGCAATCAGGATTCCACCCTAACGTTGACAGATGTGAAAACCACTTTCTCACCAGAGGATAATACAAAAATCCAAACTGGTTCCGCAGCAGATGACAGACAACCCGTCATTGGGCAAGAGTACGAAGGAATTGCTAATGAAGCCTTGCCACCGGGGTCTGAACCTCCTATATTGAAACCATGTTCACAGAACTCAGAACGACCACATCATGGTGCTACAAGGTTTAATGGGACTCATTTTCCTCATGAAGATGATCCCAATGCCTCTGGAGTTCCCACGCCTCAAGGTGAAGTGTCAACTTTACGCCATGAACCTATTGAGGAGGCGATGGATGTAAATGGAGTGGACACCAACTCCACTCCTGGACCTTCTGTATATGAGCCCCAAGAGGCTGAGAATCTGACACCATCGGACTGGACGAGCCATGGAATGGAAGACATAAAACCCTACGCTCATCTTGCTGAAAAGAGTATCCCGGAGCCATCACCAGCGTGTGAAGATGGCTGTGGTGAAACAATGAAGGTTGATGGGGTAGATGGTGATGTTTTAGAAGGTAGCCAAGGCAAGAGGAAAGGGCCGGCTACAGATAAAGCGGACACTGCTTCCTCTGGTCCGACTGTGAGTTCACCCGTTCCAGATAATTCTCATGATTATGGAAAATCTTCATTTAAGTCGTCACCGGAGGTTACAGAGACCGATTCTGTAGCAACCAAAGACAATGTGCAGAGGAAGTACAAAAGACAGAGGCGTTCTGCTCCGAAACAGAGGTAGACATATCCTTGCATGTGCCATACGGCTATGGAAAATTGGAAATAGACTTGCTATTTGAAGACCGCTGCGTGCAACTTTATTCAGTCTGCTTCTTCAATATCGGTGTTAGAGTCGTTGCTATTGAACCTTTTTTTTGTTTGCAAGATTAGTTTGCTTCTCATTCCTGAATCATGTTTTTCTGACAGTGGCTGCATGTCGTAGAAGTTGATCTACTTTCATTTTCAATGTATATTCTTGGAAAATTTTGGATGgatgtataatatattaataatccTCTCTTCGggataatatataatttaacataaaagcaTCAATGAAGTGTTCTTTTTAGTACTAGTGTCGCGTAGGTGTGTTGAACAACGTAGAAGATACTatgatttataaaattattagtaCTTCTAACTATCAACAATAAAaactcctctctctttctctctccctgTATTGTGATTCTAATGAGAATTCTATTTTTGTGATAAAtgtaaaaaacaaataaaattaataaattttacgaataaatcaatataactcACGAATAGCTCTATGTAGATAATCAATAATGATTTTTGGCCACCTAAGTGTCTAGACACCTAGGTGAAAAACCGATTTTTAGGGTTAAAATGATTGGACCGATTTTTGCTATTAGTGGATTTactaaaatatcatttccttAAAATCCttaactacttttaatcttatcctaattatattttatttacgttTTTTTATACCTAAATTTATGGTTTTTTCgccaattaattaatactttattataagaGTTGAAATAAtgtatatgttatttaaatttttcgcTCGATGTCTAATCGCATGaatcattttattttcaattctaACCAAGGATTTATGTGGTTGCCACTATCGGACAAGGTGACAAAGTATCATTCACATTTTATAGAGGTCTCAAGTTCAAATCCCTCAAGCATCTTTTTCCTTAtttcgatttaaaaaaaaacaatattctAAATGATTTTTTAACATGAAattcgaaaaaataaataattatcaaaaaataaaataacttttttCCTTAtttcgatttaaaaaaaaaacgacttCTAAATGTTTTTTTGgacaaaaaattcaaaaaaaaaaaataattatcgaaaaataaaatatatgtagaaacaaatctaggattatttttggaagaattaaaatctctaaattagtggaaacaaatctagatTACTTTTAGGAGAattagaatctctaaattagtggaataaatctaagattatttttagaaaaaataaaacctCTAAATTATTGGAAACAaatttaggattatttttaggataattagaatctctaaattagtggaaacaaatctaggattatttttagaagaaaatccaaattagtaaaataaataataataacaaaatttttgaaacaaataaaaaaaataaatctctgaaaaacaaataacataaatttcgaataacaaaatataattttcgaaaaaaaaaacaatttcgaatcaagaaaaaaaatgatatctgcaaacaaatctaggattatttatACAACAATTCATAAATTagtggaaaaaagaaaaataagaaaaaaaacatcgaaaaaaaataaaaaacaattcgaaaaataaaatataattttgggGGGAAAAAATTGGCGAAAAAAACTGTAAATTCATGTAAAAAaacgtaaataaaatataattaggataagattaaaagtagttgaggattttaaggaaatgatattttagtAAATCCACTAATTAgcaaaaaatcggcccaatcaTTTTAACCCTAAAAATCGGTTTTTCACCTAGGTGTGGCCAAATATCACTTCCCatagataatataataaaaacttCGTCCCCTTCAAAATTTGATCTCAAATGAAAATATGTATTCACGTgttacattaatttatttatgaaaattaatGATTCATATTCTCAATTTTCAATACATTTAGCATTATTAACGAATGATTTTTctctctatatatgtatatcatTCTTAAAAATTGATTGTAGCTTAAAGAACATCTTGCGAACCACTCTTAGGGTTAGGGATGATTGGAAAAATCTGATGAAAATCTCCAAAAAAAACGCTCTAGTTTTGGCCCCAAAAGGCATATCCAACCTTGGATTCATTGCATATCCGAAGTAGGTCCCCACTCTTTCAAATGAAGTAGGTCCCCACGCTTGAGTTCCTCTGCATTTTGTGGTCTCGCTGAAGTAGGTCCCCACTCTTTCAAATGATAGCGAACACCTTTGTATGGAGCTAGGAATCCCTCGCTATTAGCATAGCCGTTGTCCACTAGGTAGTAGTTCCCTATATGTGCCAAAATGGATAATTTAGTGAAgctaatataaattaatataaaatatgcagcaattactaaaaaaaactacaatttttttatttttaccctTTGGTACCCTAAGACCGTAGGGTCGATTGAGAGCGTCACGCAATATCCTAGAGTCGGCTGCTGAACCTTCCCATCCTGGTAATGCGTATACAAACCTCATGTTCTGGTCACAAACACCTAGCGTGTTTGTTGAAATCTGTCCTTTACGTGTCCTATATCGTGCCTTGTCACAATTCGGCACTTTCACGTTTATGTAGGTGCCATCTAGCGCACCAAGACAGCCCTACCCAAAACAAAAGGAAACAAACATCATATAGTTAGTTGAAAATGTCATAGTTTAGTTGGAGTATCGTAAGACATGCGTGAAACAAGAATGCAATATCCTATGTCCATACCTTAAACCACTTCCATCGTGGATCATTGTTGTCACCAGATACCGGATCAGGCTTCACTAGGAGTAGAACATGTAGCTTCAAGATGGCTTTCAAAACAGTGTGAATATAGCGCGATATTGTTTGGCCCGATCTCCAAAAATCAAAGCGCACGACACGATTTTTCTTATGATGGGCTAATACGGATAAAAACATGGCCAACTGTTCCTCAACGGTCACAAATTTACCATCTTTTAATGAACCTAGTTGTCTCATCAGATTACACAATCTCCCAAACGCATTTCTATCCATCCGCAGATTCAACACACAATCTATATCGCTAACCATAGTCATCCTATTTAGATGTTTTACTTGATCAGGGATCCTTTGCAAGATGCTGTATGATTCAATTTGATGGCTacgttttctttttttagaCCTCATACGAAAGATAACATCAATCACTAAAGCAATTCGAAATACGAACTGGCGCATTTCTTCTTCAATGAGCCATAACAACAATTGTTTTCTACTGAGAAGGTTTGTCATTTTTGGCTTGAATATAATAGCAGGCAGCCCACTCTGAAATATGACAAATAAACTAGAATTCAATGCTAAAAGTAACAACTGATTTCTGGAGCCTATTTCTTAACAACAAATGGAAAGTAACAGACGAATCAGGGGAGGAGCACAGGCAACGCAACTAATCTATAAGCGAACAATATGAACAATCAAACTCAACCcaaatcatttcataaacagaAGACCAATATGTAGAGATTCGTAACTGGAAAACTATATTCATTCCATTCATTCCAGTGATTTCGTATCTTCTTTGAAGTTTCTGAATTCAGGCATAGTGATCAAACAGTTTAAGGGCATTTTAATCATGCAAGCATACTCACAAACAGTGTTATAGGGCAACATAATGGTTAAATAGCACAACCAGACATCATATAAATGTACACATTCATCATTCAATATGTGATATCTCTCAGGAACAAATTTCCAGCATCACTAAGTTTTCATCAAGAAATAGGAAAAAAACCATTCAACCCAAGATTTTCTTTTCTCTGTAgtaccacaaaaagtgaaaCCTCATAGCTATCTTTTCTAGGAGCAACTAAACACTGAACAATCAACAACACACCAAATTTGGGTAATATATCTTTTATAAGACAGATAATAATTAATACAAAGGTTGAAAATATGCATAAGCAGAATTGCTGACCACTTCAATCAACAACAGCAAAGGAATTAATTATTGGTCTATAGTCAGATAAGTACACAGCAGTATACATCGTTCAAAAGAAACTGATCAAAATTTGATTAAATATGAAACAATAATTACAGAATATTAAACCCTTCGCCGAAGACTTGCCACATTCAGCAACCCACTATAATCAAGAAAACTAAACCAGCAATGCGATCAAATACCTAATCGAACGAACGAACAAAGACAAGGAGCAATGGGTGACTAACCTGAATTCAGCAAATTAGTGGCAGAAGTTCTGCAAAGAACTCAAAATCGCGATAGGCCTTCAATGAACGAACAAAGACAAAATCGTGATAAGGATGTCTgggtaaaaaaaaatcaaactttcaGCAATGATGAATGAGTAAATTTCAATCTCATCAAAGAAATTAACAACAAATTAATCgtgtatgattcattttgggGATTGCCCAGAATGAACACCACCAAATTTGTCAATCGAAAATTTCTGGGAGATTAGCAAGTATCCCATAACATATCGAAGAATTCTAGACGGCGATTAGCATCGTTTTTTTTGTTCAAATGAAGAGAAAAAATATGGAATCGCCTTACCAGAGAAGCTCAGCCGCTGAACTAGGGCAAAAAATGGCGTCTTGTATTACAAGAGCTTTTAGGCGGGCTTACCAGAGGGCAAAAacgaaaatcaaaattttaatctGACTAGTGTAATTCCTCCAGAAATTGTAACTGGCGCTCGACGCCTGTTACAGTAACAAGCTAAAACTAATTTTCAGCTACGGGCCTGCGGGCTGCTACGGGCTGAATTTAAATTTAGCCCAACAAACCAAACTCAAAAAATACGCTGGACTATTAGCCTATCAAGGATATGAGAGCTAACCAAACATGGCCTAAAAATGTATGGTACGCTTGCCTCTTGATTACAACTTGAGATAGAAGGGTAGAAAGAACttgttattaaatttaatgacaCACTATCTtttatcattatatattttatCCGTTCCTCaaataatttcttattttttctttggatcgtccccaaaataattttttatttattttgggacATTATCCATTTACTTATAATaccttatttattcttactttcaCCCTTTCACCACtctaatactaattataacacccTTTCAtcacttttaaaaataattataacatttttttcaccacttttaatacactcaacaattttatcttaaaattcgtgtcacttCCTCCTAAGAagttattttggggacggagggaggatTATTATATTAACAAAAACATAAAACTAGAAATGTAaatgcattaataataataataataataataataataataataataataataataattattattattattattattattattattattattattattattattattattattacataaGACAATTTTTGCATCCAAATCAAAATTAACTAGTTTTGAGCATGTGAGATGCACAAGAaacattatttaaaaaaaaatactattttaaagtta
The genomic region above belongs to Salvia miltiorrhiza cultivar Shanhuang (shh) chromosome 5, IMPLAD_Smil_shh, whole genome shotgun sequence and contains:
- the LOC130986142 gene encoding uncharacterized protein LOC130986142, with the translated sequence MMLKAGFYGVYKAGRMRLDHALITALVERWRPETHTFHLPVGETTVTLQDISVLWGLPVDGEPITGVDTNRSMDEWQDICNELLGFRPPPEDFDRGRLKIRCLQERFKTLPDGASECTVQFYARAYILQLLGGQLLSDMSNNKVKLMYLPLLRDFEVAGKLSWGGAVLSCLYRALCRATKPETSDICGPLVLLQIWAWERLPFIRPGRLAPRQQPPPDVVAGDHPLPSAPYGSRWNVGFKLETVGTHVLVLYRDQLDNMKDDQFIWDPYPPDVLASLPAYCLSGRQIWQTVAPLICFDVVEFHHPDRVLRQFGQHQSIPAVCDTIPDIHLTDRRGRQNYDWAHHHRQFVDMWADRRARVICGPPIDGPMDQSDPYMMWYRRITRLLIGNPATHPNTGYKGVGGAMEAMCIQAQSLQKIYHRATDAIHEGYEVSGEDVLREIQEICAYSLRAAHEDHRLTVCPDMGAASPTTASFVPPKVQRGRPRKRGALTCARATESRRRGSYVPGMLSTSSELSHSLKPSNLFQGNVSEVPGTPGTWDSALSAPEFQEDTSDPNTTQLDPEATETTNPMVQALEKIRDICAFALGMSNQNQAMLSTRDIISDGPKMKHCKPRRRGGMSGYLVGVNSYFPSTSSAFSPTPSTSLGPNGSPLQLHDSPERDVEPLVTPMSRDPLLPELHDNLQLEMIEIDTITGSREASPSPVNPSMLNLPCDPPGNQDSTLTLTDVKTTFSPEDNTKIQTGSAADDRQPVIGQEYEGIANEALPPGSEPPILKPCSQNSERPHHGATRFNGTHFPHEDDPNASGVPTPQGEVSTLRHEPIEEAMDVNGVDTNSTPGPSVYEPQEAENLTPSDWTSHGMEDIKPYAHLAEKSIPEPSPACEDGCGETMKVDGVDGDVLEGSQGKRKGPATDKADTASSGPTVSSPVPDNSHDYGKSSFKSSPEVTETDSVATKDNVQRKYKRQRRSAPKQR
- the LOC131025535 gene encoding uncharacterized protein LOC131025535; the encoded protein is MTNLLSRKQLLLWLIEEEMRQFVFRIALVIDVIFRMRSKKRKRSHQIESYSILQRIPDQVKHLNRMTMVSDIDCVLNLRMDRNAFGRLCNLMRQLGSLKDGKFVTVEEQLAMFLSVLAHHKKNRVVRFDFWRSGQTISRYIHTVLKAILKLHVLLLVKPDPVSGDNNDPRWKWFKGCLGALDGTYINVKVPNCDKARYRTRKGQISTNTLGVCDQNMRFVYALPGWEGSAADSRILRDALNRPYGLRVPKGNYYLVDNGYANSEGFLAPYKGVRYHLKEWGPTSARPQNAEELKRGDLLHLKEWGPTSDMQ